TTGGAAGGGATGTTTTTTCGCGGATGGTTTTTGGTGCGAGGGTCTCTTTGGCTGTGGGATTTATAGCTGTGATTATATCCGCTATTATAGGAATTTTAATAGGTTCTGCGGCGGGGTATTATGGGGGCTGGCTTGATACGGTATTAATGCGTTTTGTTGATATAATGCTCTCAATACCTACGCTATTTTTGATATTAATGCTGACTGTGTATCTGGGACCGAATATTATTAATGTAATGATAATAATTGGTTTAACCGGATGGATGGATCTTGCCCGTTTGGTTCGAGCTGAGTTTCTTACCTTGAAAAAAAGAGAGTATGTGCTGGCTGCAAGGGTTTCAGGTGCATCAAACGGCCGGATAATATTTAAACACATTTTACCCAATGCCTTATCCCCGGTATTTGTATCTGTAATATTTGGGGTTGGAGGGGCGATACTTTTAGAATCCGGTTTAAGTTTCCTGGGTCTTGGTGTTCAGCCTCCGGATGCGAGCTGGGGAAATATTTTAACTTCAGGTAAAGATTATATCGAAAGGGCCTGGTGGTTGACTGTTTATCCCGGTTTGGCAATATTTATTACGGTTATGTCTTATAATATTTTAGGCGAGGGACTTAGAGATGCTCTGGATCCCAGGCTTGTAGAATGAAAGATAAAATGCTGGAAGTAAATAATTTATCGGTTGGATTTTTTACCCCGGACGGGACGTTGACCGCTGTGGATGGTATAAATATTTCGGTAAGAAAAAAAGAAACGGTTTGTCTTGTGGGGGAATCCGGATCGGGAAAAACGGTTTCAGCTCTTGCAATTATGAGGTTAGTTCCCAATCCGGGAGTAGTTACATCCGGAGAAATAATATTTAACGATGAAAACCTGCTAAAAATTTCCGAAGAAAAGATGAGGGCGCTCCGCGGGGCTGAGATATC
The window above is part of the Candidatus Firestonebacteria bacterium RIFOXYD2_FULL_39_29 genome. Proteins encoded here:
- a CDS encoding peptide ABC transporter permease codes for the protein MGKLIRNKLAFLGAFVIFVLSFLSVFAPMIAPFNPEDQNIEERLLAPNSKHICGTDELGRDVFSRMVFGARVSLAVGFIAVIISAIIGILIGSAAGYYGGWLDTVLMRFVDIMLSIPTLFLILMLTVYLGPNIINVMIIIGLTGWMDLARLVRAEFLTLKKREYVLAARVSGASNGRIIFKHILPNALSPVFVSVIFGVGGAILLESGLSFLGLGVQPPDASWGNILTSGKDYIERAWWLTVYPGLAIFITVMSYNILGEGLRDALDPRLVE